From Pseudoalteromonas sp. R3, one genomic window encodes:
- the apt gene encoding adenine phosphoribosyltransferase: MTQANLSLIKDSIATVPNYPKEGIMFRDVTTLLANPAAFKATMDCLVEAYKEQGFTKIIGTESRGFIFGAPLAYELGLPFIPVRKPGKLPREVISQSYQLEYGEDVLELHVDAIEEGDKVLLVDDLLATGGTIEATAKLVERLGGKATDAAFVISLPELGGEKRVADMGIKVLKLVEFDGE; the protein is encoded by the coding sequence ATGACACAAGCAAATTTGTCACTGATTAAAGACAGCATCGCCACGGTTCCTAACTATCCTAAAGAAGGGATCATGTTTCGCGATGTGACTACCTTGCTAGCTAACCCTGCAGCCTTTAAAGCAACTATGGATTGTCTGGTTGAAGCCTATAAAGAGCAGGGCTTCACAAAAATTATTGGTACAGAGTCACGTGGTTTTATCTTTGGTGCACCACTTGCCTATGAGCTGGGCTTACCATTTATTCCAGTTCGTAAGCCAGGTAAATTACCACGTGAAGTGATTAGCCAGTCTTATCAACTTGAGTATGGAGAAGATGTGCTGGAGCTGCATGTTGATGCCATCGAAGAGGGTGATAAAGTCTTATTGGTTGACGACTTATTGGCAACCGGCGGCACTATTGAAGCAACCGCAAAGCTGGTAGAGCGCCTCGGCGGCAAAGCTACCGATGCTGCTTTCGTGATTTCACTGCCTGAGTTAGGCGGTGAAAAGCGTGTCGCAGACATGGGTATCAAAGTATTAAAACTGGTCGAATTCGACGGCGAGTAA